ACGAAGAGCGAGTGACCTCTGTCACCGCGTTCATGCACCGGAGTGACATGGCTCTCCTCGTGTGACCCGCAGGGCATGTGTGGCGCGCGGCGGAACACCCGGAGTGTCCGCGAGGCCATCTGGACGGCGCCGGGACGGTGGGCTAGCTTCGCCGGCCATGAGGCGCTTGGGGAACACGCGACGGACGGGACGGACACGGGGCAGGGCGACCGGAGTGGCGGCGGGCGCGGCGGCACTGGCCGCACTCGCGGCCCTGACAGCCGTACCGGCGCAGGCGCACGAGCCGGAGCGCCGGGTGCCGCACTGGGAACTCAAGGGCACCGGCACCCCGGACGTACGGTTTCGCGGCCTGGCCGCCGTCAGCCGGGACACCGCCTGGCTCGCGGGGACCGGCGGCACCGTCCTGCGCACGACCGACGGCGGCGCCACCTGGCGGAACGTCTCGCCCCCGGGTGCGGCCCAGTTGCAGTTCCGGGACGTCGAGGCGTTCGACGCGCGCCGGGCCGTGGTCCTGGCCATCGGCGAGGGCGAGGCGTCCCGCGTGTACCGCACCGACGACGGCGGAGCGACCTGGACGGAGTCCTTCCGCAACCCCGACCCGAAGGCCTTCTACGACTGCCTCACCTTCTTCGACCGCCGCCACGGCCTCGCGATGAGCGACCCGGTGGACGGGAAGTTTCGCATCCTGTCGACCCGCGACGGCGGACGATCCTGGAAGGTGCTGCCGGATGAGGGCATGCCGGCCGCGCAGGAGGGTGAGGCGGGATTCGCCGCGAGCGGCCAGTGTCTGGTCGCCTCCGGGCCGAAGGACGTCTGGCTCGCCACCGGCGGGGCCGCGCACGCGCGCGTGCTGCACTCCGCCGACCGGGGACACACCTGGACGGCCACCGCCACACCCCTCCCGGCGGGCGATCCGGCCCGCGGTGTCTTCGCCCTGGCCTTCCGCGACCGCGCCCACGGTCTCGCCGTCGGCGGCGACTTCACCCCGGGCCGGCCCTCACCGAACGCCGCCGCGCGCACCGGCGACGCCGGCCGCACCTGGCGCCTTGCCGCCACGCCCCCGCCCGGCTACCGCTCCGGCGTCGCCTGGCTGCCGCACAGCCGCACCGCCGCCCTCGCCGTCGGCCCCACCGGCACCGACCTCACCACGGACGGCGGCCGCACCTGGCGCACGGTCGACACCGGCTCCTACGACACCGTCGACTGCACCCCCGACCAAGGGTGCTGGGCCGCCGGCGAGAAGGGGCGGGTTGCCCGCCTGGAGCATTGAGCGCGCGGTATGCCCTGATTGTTGGCAGTGTGGGTACTCGTTCACTGAAGCGGAAAGGAAGTGAGCGGTCATGCCACGCGGTTCGAGCTCCAAGCGGGAGCGCCAGTACGAGCACATCAAGAAGAGTGCGCAGGACCGGGGCGAGAGCACCGGCCGCGCCAAGGAGATCGCCTCGCGGACGGTGAACAAGGAACGCGCCCGCTCCGGCGAGTCGAAGACGGCCAGCCGGACCTCCACGAAGGACATGTCGTCCGGCAAGCGCGGCGGTCAGCGGTCGGGGCAGGGGGCCCAGGGCCCCACCTACGACCAGCTGTACCAGGAGGCCAAGCGCCGCGGCGTCGAGGGCCGCTCCAACATGAACAAGAGCCAGCTCCAGCGCGCGCTGGGCAAGTGAGTCGCACGCCCCCGAGGCCGGCGGGACTCCCGGGTCCCGCCGGCCTTCGCGCGTTCGCGCGGTCCGCAGGGTCAGCAGCCCTTAAGCTCGGCAGCCCACAAGCCCGGCAGCCCACAAGCCCGGCAGGCCACAAGCCCGGCAGCCCGTAGGCTCAGGGGCACCATGAGGACCGTACGCATCCCCGAGGACTGGCCCGCCACCGAGGAACAGGCCCGCGCAGTCCAGGACGAACTCCGCGAGCGCGTGATCCTCGACGAACCGGGGCCGCCGCCCGGGACGGGCCATGTGACGGGGGTCGACGTCGCGTACGACGACGAACGGGACGTCGTCGCGGCGGCCGCGGTCGTCCTGGACGGGGCGAGCCTCGACGTGGTCGCCGAGGCCACGGCGGTGGGCCGGGTCTCCTTCCCCTACGTGCCCGGACTGCTCGCCTTCCGCGAGCTCCCCACGGTCCTCGCCGCCCTCGACGCCCTGCCGTGCCCGCCCGGCCTGGTCGTCTGCGACGGCTACGGCCTCGCCCACCCCCGCCGCTTCGGCCTCGCCAGCCACCTCGGCGTCCTGACCGGCCTGCCCACGA
This region of Streptomyces caelestis genomic DNA includes:
- a CDS encoding WD40/YVTN/BNR-like repeat-containing protein, translated to MRRLGNTRRTGRTRGRATGVAAGAAALAALAALTAVPAQAHEPERRVPHWELKGTGTPDVRFRGLAAVSRDTAWLAGTGGTVLRTTDGGATWRNVSPPGAAQLQFRDVEAFDARRAVVLAIGEGEASRVYRTDDGGATWTESFRNPDPKAFYDCLTFFDRRHGLAMSDPVDGKFRILSTRDGGRSWKVLPDEGMPAAQEGEAGFAASGQCLVASGPKDVWLATGGAAHARVLHSADRGHTWTATATPLPAGDPARGVFALAFRDRAHGLAVGGDFTPGRPSPNAAARTGDAGRTWRLAATPPPGYRSGVAWLPHSRTAALAVGPTGTDLTTDGGRTWRTVDTGSYDTVDCTPDQGCWAAGEKGRVARLEH
- a CDS encoding plasmid stabilization protein; this encodes MPRGSSSKRERQYEHIKKSAQDRGESTGRAKEIASRTVNKERARSGESKTASRTSTKDMSSGKRGGQRSGQGAQGPTYDQLYQEAKRRGVEGRSNMNKSQLQRALGK
- a CDS encoding endonuclease V, with protein sequence MRTVRIPEDWPATEEQARAVQDELRERVILDEPGPPPGTGHVTGVDVAYDDERDVVAAAAVVLDGASLDVVAEATAVGRVSFPYVPGLLAFRELPTVLAALDALPCPPGLVVCDGYGLAHPRRFGLASHLGVLTGLPTIGVAKSPFTFAYDDPDTPRGSTSALLAGSEEVGRALRTRDGVKPVFVSVGHRVTLANACAHTLALTPEYRLPETTRRADALCRTALRETYSA